A portion of the Lysinibacillus timonensis genome contains these proteins:
- a CDS encoding metal-dependent hydrolase, with protein sequence MEITYHGHSVVKIKTNGKEILIDPFIRGNGLTDLKVEEQKPDAILLTHGHNDHVGDTIELAKANNSLVVAPNELANYLATKGVKVHNMGIGGAYDFPFGKVKYTLAFHGSVYETENGEVIDAGNPGGILFFAEGLTIYHAGDTALFGDMKLIGERHPIDVAFLPIGDNFTMGPEDAAYAVSLLKPKAVVPIHYNTFPVIKQDPNDFVRLVKESKVQVLAAGGRVEL encoded by the coding sequence ATGGAAATTACGTATCACGGTCATTCAGTTGTGAAAATTAAAACAAATGGGAAAGAAATTTTAATTGACCCATTTATTCGTGGGAATGGCCTAACTGACTTGAAGGTAGAGGAGCAAAAACCAGATGCCATTTTACTAACACATGGACATAATGACCATGTTGGAGACACAATCGAATTAGCTAAGGCTAATAATTCCCTTGTTGTTGCACCAAATGAACTAGCGAATTACCTGGCAACAAAAGGAGTGAAAGTTCACAACATGGGGATCGGTGGTGCTTATGATTTCCCATTTGGAAAAGTAAAATACACGCTTGCTTTTCATGGTTCAGTTTATGAAACAGAAAATGGCGAGGTCATTGATGCTGGAAACCCTGGAGGCATTCTCTTTTTCGCAGAAGGTTTAACTATCTACCATGCAGGAGACACAGCGTTGTTTGGAGATATGAAATTAATTGGTGAGCGTCATCCCATTGATGTAGCATTTTTACCTATAGGGGACAATTTTACTATGGGTCCAGAAGATGCAGCTTATGCTGTATCATTACTAAAACCAAAGGCTGTTGTACCAATTCATTACAATACATTCCCTGTTATCAAACAAGATCCAAACGATTTTGT
- a CDS encoding Xaa-Pro peptidase family protein, translated as MTKKIYQLQTFLKENDIEAAFITTPENVFFFSSFKSNPHERLLGVVVFQEAEPFLICPKMEVPDALNTEWSFEVIGHLDTENPWNLINNAIHSRGITINNFAIEKAHLTVERLEALQQLYPHANFVRLDDKINQIRVIKDQNEIDKMREAARLADYAIEVGCKNVAEGKTEMDILTAIENAIKEKGCKMSFETMVLSGPKTASPHGTPGNRKIQKGDLILFDLGVEFEGYCSDITRTVAFGEVSEQQKLIYNTVLQANEKAIAAVQPGVLAKDLDKIARDVIHDAGYGQYFNHRLGHGLGISIHEFPSIHGSNEFELNPGMVFTIEPGIYHEIAGVRIEDDVVVTENGVEVLTQFPKELMIL; from the coding sequence ATGACAAAAAAAATTTATCAGTTACAAACATTTCTGAAGGAAAATGATATTGAAGCTGCTTTCATAACAACACCAGAAAACGTATTTTTCTTTTCCAGTTTTAAAAGCAACCCTCATGAAAGATTATTAGGCGTTGTTGTATTTCAAGAAGCTGAGCCGTTTTTAATTTGCCCTAAAATGGAAGTTCCAGATGCACTTAACACGGAATGGTCCTTCGAGGTGATTGGTCATTTAGATACTGAAAACCCGTGGAACTTGATAAACAATGCAATACATTCAAGAGGTATAACTATTAATAACTTTGCCATTGAAAAAGCCCATTTAACAGTCGAGCGTCTTGAAGCTTTACAGCAACTATACCCACATGCTAATTTTGTCCGTCTTGATGACAAAATAAACCAAATACGCGTTATTAAAGATCAGAATGAGATAGACAAAATGCGTGAAGCTGCTCGCCTTGCCGATTATGCAATCGAAGTGGGTTGTAAAAATGTCGCAGAAGGTAAAACAGAAATGGATATATTAACTGCAATTGAAAATGCCATCAAAGAAAAAGGGTGTAAGATGTCTTTTGAAACCATGGTATTATCCGGCCCAAAAACGGCTTCTCCCCATGGAACGCCAGGAAATCGAAAAATTCAAAAAGGGGATCTTATATTATTTGACCTTGGTGTTGAATTTGAAGGTTATTGTTCGGATATTACTCGAACAGTAGCGTTTGGAGAAGTTTCAGAACAACAAAAGCTTATTTATAATACGGTGCTTCAGGCAAATGAGAAGGCCATCGCCGCTGTACAACCTGGCGTTCTTGCAAAAGATTTGGATAAAATTGCACGCGATGTAATTCATGATGCCGGTTACGGACAATATTTCAATCATAGGCTTGGACATGGTTTAGGTATTTCAATACATGAATTCCCATCAATTCACGGCTCTAATGAGTTTGAATTGAATCCTGGAATGGTCTTTACAATTGAACCTGGAATCTATCATGAAATAGCAGGAGTTCGTATAGAAGATGATGTGGTAGTAACTGAAAATGGTGTTGAGGTATTAACGCAATTTCCTAAAGAATTAATGATTTTATAG
- a CDS encoding ABC transporter ATP-binding protein gives MLKLTNIETYYGQIQALKGIDLEVNEGKIITLLGANGAGKTTTMKTVAGLLKPKNGTVEFLGENVTGLRPDQLLRKGISLVPEGRAILSSMTVLENLEMGAYQRNDKDVKDDIEDVMKRFPILKERQTQMAGTLSGGQQQMLAIARAILSKPKLLLLDEPSMGLAPLIVADIFKIIKEIKEAGTTVLLVEQNAKQALKIADYGYVMETGKIIIEGPAQSLLEDPRVVEAYLGRKSTSVES, from the coding sequence ATGCTTAAACTAACAAATATCGAAACATACTATGGTCAAATTCAAGCACTTAAAGGGATTGACTTAGAAGTCAATGAAGGAAAGATTATTACTTTATTAGGTGCAAATGGTGCTGGGAAAACAACTACGATGAAAACTGTGGCGGGTCTTTTAAAACCAAAAAATGGAACGGTAGAGTTTTTAGGTGAAAATGTAACAGGGTTACGCCCAGACCAATTATTGCGTAAAGGTATATCATTAGTTCCCGAAGGACGCGCTATTTTATCTTCTATGACGGTATTAGAAAATCTTGAAATGGGTGCTTATCAACGAAATGATAAAGATGTAAAAGATGATATTGAAGACGTTATGAAACGTTTCCCAATATTAAAAGAAAGACAAACACAAATGGCTGGTACCCTTTCTGGTGGTCAACAGCAAATGCTTGCCATTGCTAGGGCGATATTATCGAAACCGAAATTGTTATTATTAGATGAACCTTCAATGGGACTAGCACCATTGATTGTTGCAGATATCTTTAAGATTATAAAAGAAATTAAAGAAGCTGGAACAACCGTTCTTCTAGTTGAACAAAATGCAAAGCAAGCATTAAAAATTGCTGATTACGGTTATGTTATGGAGACTGGCAAAATCATTATTGAAGGACCAGCGCAAAGTCTGTTAGAAGACCCTCGAGTAGTTGAGGCCTACTTAGGAAGAAAATCTACATCTGTGGAGTCGTAA
- a CDS encoding ABC transporter ATP-binding protein, whose amino-acid sequence MVLEVKNITKNFGGISALKDVSFSIKKGDIFGLIGPNGAGKTTMFNMITNIFEPTSGDIIFQDKNITRLKPHKITEQGICRTYQNIRLFSQMSTLENVMVGGHSQSHSGVFSSVFRTKAQRNEEQLLKEKAEELLDLVGLLQHKETIAENLSYGQQRRLEIARALASNPSLLLLDEPAAGMNENETDSLYDLIKLVQSRGITVLIIEHDMPLVMKLCDRIAVLNFGEKLAEGTPEEIQNNDAVIEAYLGKEEDEVNA is encoded by the coding sequence ATGGTTTTAGAAGTTAAGAATATTACGAAAAACTTTGGCGGTATCTCTGCTTTAAAGGATGTTTCATTTTCTATTAAAAAAGGTGACATATTTGGTTTAATTGGGCCAAATGGTGCCGGAAAAACAACAATGTTTAATATGATTACAAACATTTTTGAGCCTACTTCAGGTGATATCATTTTCCAAGATAAAAATATTACCAGGTTGAAACCACATAAAATTACAGAACAAGGGATCTGTCGTACGTATCAAAACATTCGACTATTTTCTCAAATGTCTACTTTAGAAAATGTGATGGTAGGAGGGCATAGCCAATCACATTCTGGTGTGTTTAGTAGCGTTTTTCGTACAAAAGCACAACGTAATGAAGAACAGTTACTTAAAGAAAAAGCAGAAGAATTATTAGACTTAGTGGGCCTCCTACAACATAAAGAGACAATCGCTGAGAACTTGTCTTATGGACAGCAAAGGCGACTTGAAATTGCTCGAGCTCTAGCAAGTAATCCTAGTTTATTGTTGTTAGACGAACCGGCTGCAGGAATGAATGAAAATGAGACAGATAGTTTATATGATTTAATAAAATTAGTGCAATCTAGAGGTATTACAGTATTGATCATTGAGCATGACATGCCTCTCGTTATGAAATTATGTGACCGTATTGCGGTTCTAAATTTTGGAGAAAAATTAGCAGAGGGTACTCCAGAAGAAATTCAAAATAACGATGCAGTAATTGAAGCCTACCTCGGAAAAGAGGAGGATGAAGTAAATGCTTAA
- a CDS encoding branched-chain amino acid ABC transporter permease codes for MLGELINTYYLQIASFILINIMLAISVYVPLSSGQLSLGSAGFMGVGAYTSALLTIHFDLPIFVGVILGALAASILGVIVGIPSLRLSGVFLAIATLGLGEVIRVIFVNWDTLTKGSIGLTGIPQLGREILEFSRGVGIEPAMLGMKNNQFVFLSIFLVLLILVIAILWFVVRQQNSRVGRALSSINMDEKAAESMGINITYFKVVAFTQGAFFAGLAGALFAHVIGFISPADFSYHRAVDILIFTVFGGSEVIIGSVFGAFFLTLLPEVLRFVSDYRYIIYGVLLIILMAVRPQGILDANLLNKLKFKRSKGGVR; via the coding sequence ATGTTAGGAGAATTAATAAATACTTATTATTTACAAATCGCTTCATTTATTTTAATAAATATCATGTTAGCTATTAGCGTTTATGTTCCATTATCCTCTGGCCAATTATCATTAGGAAGTGCTGGGTTTATGGGTGTAGGTGCATACACTTCGGCGTTACTAACAATTCATTTTGATTTACCGATATTTGTAGGTGTTATTTTAGGAGCATTAGCTGCAAGTATACTAGGTGTGATTGTAGGAATACCTTCTTTAAGACTATCAGGTGTGTTCTTGGCAATTGCAACGTTAGGTTTAGGAGAGGTTATCCGTGTAATCTTCGTTAACTGGGATACTTTAACTAAGGGCTCAATCGGTTTAACAGGTATTCCACAATTGGGTAGAGAAATTCTAGAATTTTCTCGTGGGGTAGGAATCGAGCCTGCAATGCTTGGGATGAAAAATAATCAATTTGTGTTCTTATCTATCTTTTTAGTGTTATTAATTTTAGTTATCGCCATTTTATGGTTTGTTGTTCGTCAACAAAATTCGCGTGTTGGAAGAGCATTATCATCCATTAATATGGATGAAAAAGCAGCTGAATCAATGGGGATTAATATTACTTATTTTAAAGTAGTAGCTTTTACACAAGGTGCATTCTTCGCAGGTTTAGCAGGTGCATTATTCGCTCACGTTATCGGCTTTATATCCCCGGCTGACTTTTCTTACCATCGCGCTGTAGATATTTTAATATTTACTGTATTTGGAGGTAGTGAAGTTATTATCGGTTCAGTGTTCGGCGCATTCTTTTTAACCTTATTACCTGAAGTATTGCGTTTCGTTAGTGATTATCGTTATATCATATACGGAGTTCTTTTAATTATTTTAATGGCAGTACGACCACAAGGAATTCTCGATGCAAATTTACTGAACAAATTAAAATTTAAACGTTCAAAAGGAGGGGTACGTTAA
- a CDS encoding branched-chain amino acid ABC transporter permease produces MLLEQIINGITLGSIYAIIALGFTLVFGVLGIINMAHGEIFMIGAFVGVTTTGVLGWPLWLAFIAAIVVTSILGYLLERITLRPLRGKKGVSHLAPLISTIGVSILLENLSHHIFGAGNKPFNTPFAEISIQIGSITVYLVQIVIFVISIILMIGLTIWLSKTKAGKALRATADNLETASILGVDTKKIIILTVVVASAIGGIAGILVGMAFNSVSPQMGLSMGLKGLAIIILGGMGNVKGAMVGGLILGLSETMLVAYGNSGYRDAIAFIMIIVILLLRPQGIFGSKVSQERR; encoded by the coding sequence TTGCTATTAGAACAGATAATTAACGGTATTACGTTAGGTAGTATCTATGCAATAATAGCACTCGGTTTTACCCTTGTATTTGGAGTACTAGGCATCATCAATATGGCACATGGTGAAATATTCATGATTGGTGCTTTTGTAGGGGTAACGACAACTGGGGTGCTTGGATGGCCACTATGGCTAGCTTTTATTGCAGCTATCGTAGTTACAAGTATTTTAGGATATTTATTGGAACGTATTACACTGAGACCTTTACGAGGTAAAAAGGGTGTATCACATTTAGCACCATTAATTAGTACAATTGGTGTATCAATACTATTAGAAAATCTTTCGCATCATATTTTTGGTGCAGGTAATAAACCATTTAACACGCCATTTGCTGAAATTAGTATTCAGATTGGATCAATAACGGTTTACCTTGTACAAATCGTTATTTTTGTTATTTCAATTATATTAATGATCGGGTTAACAATATGGCTTTCTAAAACAAAAGCAGGTAAGGCACTAAGAGCAACTGCAGATAATCTAGAAACAGCTAGTATTCTAGGTGTAGATACAAAGAAAATTATTATACTAACAGTTGTTGTTGCATCTGCAATCGGAGGTATCGCAGGTATTTTAGTTGGTATGGCATTTAACTCTGTAAGTCCTCAAATGGGGTTATCGATGGGGTTAAAGGGTCTTGCTATCATCATTTTAGGTGGTATGGGCAATGTAAAAGGTGCAATGGTCGGTGGTTTAATTTTAGGATTATCTGAAACGATGCTAGTAGCATATGGTAATTCAGGTTATCGAGATGCAATTGCATTTATTATGATTATTGTCATCCTGTTATTACGTCCACAAGGTATCTTTGGATCAAAGGTATCTCAAGAAAGAAGGTGA
- a CDS encoding ABC transporter substrate-binding protein yields the protein MNSMNKKLFSILSIIMLLLLAACGGGGTSTEPSTSQSDSGSADANGVLSAKFGVISYLTGAGAAYGEAITNGLKLAQEEINAAGEVNIELVIEDSAGEAEQALSAAQKIMSDDTITAIIGPTLSTEFFAVAPEVDLNGIPIIGTSTTVDGIPEIGDYVFRNAVPESLAIPAAIQKAVERTGAKKVAMIYGNDDALTKGGFEVMERTAKELGLEITTIETYQKGQSDYNAQLTKIKNTNPDLVLASALYNEGAVIMDQARKMGIEIPFVGGNGFNSPQAIEIAGDAANGLIVATPYFGDSTDPKIVEFNEKYEAAYGEKPDQFAAQAYDALYIYADALKRAGNADREAFKESLAATKDFEGILGNFSFNEIGDVIMEVTVLEIKDGKFIEFE from the coding sequence ATGAACAGTATGAACAAGAAATTATTCTCGATATTATCAATTATTATGCTATTATTACTTGCTGCTTGTGGAGGCGGCGGTACAAGTACAGAACCAAGTACTAGTCAAAGTGATTCAGGAAGCGCTGATGCAAATGGTGTGTTAAGTGCGAAGTTTGGCGTGATTTCATATTTAACCGGTGCTGGAGCAGCTTATGGCGAAGCGATTACGAATGGGCTAAAGTTAGCGCAAGAAGAAATCAATGCAGCTGGTGAAGTAAATATTGAATTAGTTATTGAAGATTCTGCTGGAGAAGCAGAGCAAGCTCTTTCTGCAGCTCAAAAAATTATGAGTGATGACACAATTACGGCAATTATTGGTCCAACATTAAGTACAGAATTCTTTGCGGTTGCACCAGAAGTTGATTTAAACGGTATTCCAATTATAGGTACATCTACAACTGTTGATGGTATTCCAGAAATCGGTGACTATGTTTTTAGAAATGCAGTTCCAGAATCTTTAGCAATTCCTGCAGCTATTCAAAAAGCAGTTGAAAGAACAGGTGCTAAAAAGGTAGCGATGATTTATGGTAACGATGATGCGTTAACTAAAGGCGGCTTCGAAGTAATGGAAAGAACAGCAAAAGAACTGGGACTTGAAATTACAACAATTGAAACGTATCAAAAAGGTCAAAGCGATTATAATGCACAACTTACAAAAATCAAAAACACAAATCCTGATTTAGTATTAGCATCTGCTCTATATAACGAAGGTGCTGTTATTATGGACCAAGCTCGTAAAATGGGAATTGAAATACCATTCGTCGGAGGAAATGGATTTAACTCTCCTCAAGCGATTGAAATTGCTGGAGATGCAGCAAACGGTTTAATTGTTGCTACACCTTATTTTGGTGATTCAACAGATCCAAAAATCGTTGAATTCAATGAAAAATACGAAGCAGCATATGGTGAAAAACCTGACCAATTCGCAGCACAAGCCTATGATGCATTATACATTTATGCTGATGCATTAAAACGTGCTGGCAATGCTGACCGTGAAGCATTTAAAGAATCATTAGCAGCTACAAAAGACTTTGAAGGTATTCTTGGTAACTTCTCATTTAATGAAATTGGTGACGTAATTATGGAAGTCACTGTACTCGAAATTAAAGATGGTAAGTTTATTGAATTTGAATAA
- the ald gene encoding alanine dehydrogenase, whose amino-acid sequence MKIGVPKEIKNNENRVAMTPAGVVTLTTAGHDVFIETGAGLGSSFTDEDYILAGATIVETAKEAWAQEMVMKVKEPISSEYQYFYEGLILFTYLHLAPEYELTQALLDKKVIGIAYETVQLPNKSLPLLTPMSEVAGKMSVQIGAQYLEKMNGGKGILLGGVSGVARGKVTVVGGGMAGTNAARVAVGMGADVTILDVNPERLRQIEDIFGHSIHTLMSNPFNIAESVKDSDLVIGSVLIPGARAPKLVTEEMVKSMRPGSVIVDIAIDQGGSFETTDRVTTHDNPTYIKHGVVHYAVANMPGAVPRTSTIALTNNTVPYALQIANKGYKKACIENDALKKGLNTLDGHVVYQAVAIDQGREYTPVNSLLQ is encoded by the coding sequence ATGAAAATTGGCGTACCTAAGGAGATAAAGAACAATGAAAATCGAGTAGCAATGACACCCGCTGGAGTTGTTACTTTAACTACTGCTGGACATGATGTGTTTATTGAAACTGGTGCGGGATTAGGTTCTTCCTTTACAGATGAGGATTATATTTTAGCTGGTGCTACAATAGTTGAAACGGCAAAAGAAGCTTGGGCACAAGAAATGGTTATGAAGGTTAAAGAGCCAATATCAAGTGAATATCAATATTTTTATGAAGGCTTAATACTATTTACTTATTTACACTTAGCTCCAGAATACGAATTAACACAAGCATTGTTAGATAAAAAAGTTATAGGAATTGCCTATGAAACTGTTCAACTACCTAATAAATCGTTACCATTATTGACTCCAATGAGTGAGGTTGCAGGCAAAATGTCTGTTCAAATAGGTGCTCAATACTTAGAAAAGATGAATGGTGGAAAAGGTATTTTATTAGGCGGAGTATCAGGTGTGGCACGCGGAAAAGTAACTGTCGTTGGAGGAGGTATGGCTGGAACGAATGCTGCACGTGTTGCAGTTGGCATGGGAGCGGATGTTACAATATTGGATGTAAATCCAGAGAGACTTCGTCAAATCGAAGATATTTTTGGGCATTCTATTCATACATTAATGTCAAATCCATTTAATATAGCAGAGTCTGTAAAAGATTCAGATTTAGTTATAGGTTCTGTATTAATTCCGGGAGCGAGAGCGCCTAAACTTGTTACAGAAGAAATGGTAAAATCCATGCGACCTGGCTCTGTTATTGTAGATATTGCAATTGACCAGGGGGGAAGCTTTGAAACAACAGATAGAGTAACAACTCATGATAACCCAACTTATATTAAACACGGAGTTGTTCATTATGCTGTTGCAAATATGCCTGGTGCAGTACCACGGACTTCAACTATTGCATTAACAAATAATACGGTTCCGTATGCATTACAAATCGCAAATAAAGGTTATAAAAAAGCTTGCATAGAAAATGACGCTTTGAAAAAGGGCCTGAATACATTAGATGGCCATGTAGTTTATCAGGCAGTAGCAATAGATCAGGGACGTGAATATACTCCTGTAAACTCCTTATTACAATAA
- a CDS encoding universal stress protein encodes MMTQYKSIVVAVDGSKEAEYALKKAIGIAKRNNDAKLNLVNVIDTRSFASLEVSDISNKAKSFSEELLNGYKKQAEEAGVKGVNTIIEYGSPKVMITKELSNVVEADLIVCGATGLNAIERFLIGSVSEAIVRSAKCDVLVVRTPEGE; translated from the coding sequence ATTATGACTCAATATAAAAGCATTGTAGTAGCAGTTGATGGTTCCAAAGAAGCCGAATACGCATTAAAAAAAGCGATTGGTATTGCTAAACGCAATAACGATGCAAAATTAAATTTAGTAAATGTAATTGACACTCGTTCTTTCGCTTCTCTTGAAGTATCCGATATTTCAAACAAAGCAAAGAGTTTCTCTGAAGAGTTATTAAATGGTTACAAAAAACAAGCTGAAGAAGCAGGCGTAAAAGGTGTAAATACAATCATTGAATACGGTTCTCCTAAAGTAATGATTACTAAAGAGCTGTCTAACGTTGTTGAAGCAGATCTCATCGTTTGTGGTGCGACCGGTTTAAATGCGATAGAACGGTTCTTAATTGGTTCAGTTTCTGAAGCTATTGTGCGTTCTGCAAAATGTGATGTGTTAGTAGTACGAACTCCTGAAGGAGAATAA
- a CDS encoding class I SAM-dependent methyltransferase, which translates to MEKLEQIFSFINEKSEAFEQESESTYLEGILNVLEDVLDEKEPWIGKESSKEEIRKAIQLAILKGMRKTSQPNHQMTPDSLGLLVGYFVEQFLDEKLKDGPVSILDPAIGTGNLLFTVMNMLDGKTFATGIEVDELLIRLAADTAELIQQPVMLYHQDALQKMLVDPVDVVVCDLPVGYYPNEEVALDYELCAHEGMSYAHHLFIEQSLNYTKEGGYLVFLIPANLFESEQASELHKFLKKNAWIQAVIQLPDNLFSSKSLEKSVLILQKQSKELRAPREVLLAKVPNMSNKNALSAFFEKVQTWKENK; encoded by the coding sequence ATGGAAAAACTTGAACAAATCTTTTCTTTTATTAATGAAAAATCAGAAGCTTTCGAGCAAGAAAGCGAGAGTACATATTTAGAAGGTATATTAAATGTACTTGAAGATGTGTTAGACGAAAAGGAACCTTGGATTGGAAAAGAATCATCAAAGGAAGAGATAAGAAAGGCGATTCAATTAGCGATTCTAAAAGGTATGAGAAAGACGTCTCAACCAAACCATCAAATGACACCTGATTCATTGGGACTTTTAGTAGGTTATTTTGTTGAGCAATTTTTAGATGAAAAATTAAAGGATGGACCAGTATCCATTTTAGACCCTGCTATTGGGACTGGCAATTTATTATTTACTGTTATGAATATGCTGGATGGAAAAACATTTGCTACGGGTATCGAGGTAGATGAGCTATTAATTCGTTTAGCAGCAGACACTGCAGAATTAATTCAACAACCAGTAATGCTGTATCATCAGGATGCTTTACAAAAAATGCTTGTGGATCCTGTGGATGTAGTTGTTTGCGATTTACCAGTTGGATATTACCCAAATGAAGAAGTTGCGTTAGACTATGAATTATGTGCTCATGAAGGAATGAGCTATGCACATCATTTATTTATTGAGCAATCATTGAATTATACTAAAGAAGGCGGTTATTTAGTTTTCTTAATACCAGCGAATCTATTTGAATCTGAACAAGCGAGTGAGCTGCATAAATTTTTGAAGAAAAATGCTTGGATACAAGCCGTAATTCAGTTACCTGATAATTTATTTTCCTCAAAATCGTTAGAAAAAAGTGTACTTATTTTACAAAAACAAAGTAAAGAATTGAGAGCTCCACGTGAAGTCCTACTGGCGAAAGTTCCAAATATGTCAAACAAAAATGCACTCTCAGCATTTTTTGAGAAAGTTCAAACTTGGAAAGAAAATAAATAA
- the tpx gene encoding thiol peroxidase — protein sequence MVQVTFINKPVTLVGNEVNVGDQAPDFTVLANDMSPVTLIDSEGKVRLIASVPSLDTGVCDAETRRFNEEVANIGGDVAFYTVSVDLPFAQRRWCAAAGIEGVHTVSDYREHSFGEAYGVLMQENKLLARAVFVVDREGTVTYVEYVPEGTSHPNYEAAIDAVKSALAK from the coding sequence ATGGTTCAAGTAACATTTATTAACAAACCTGTAACATTAGTTGGAAATGAAGTAAATGTTGGTGATCAAGCACCTGATTTTACAGTGCTTGCAAATGATATGTCACCTGTTACATTAATAGATTCAGAAGGTAAAGTTCGTTTGATTGCATCTGTACCATCTCTAGACACTGGTGTATGTGATGCTGAGACTCGCCGTTTTAATGAAGAAGTAGCTAATATAGGTGGGGATGTTGCGTTCTACACTGTTTCAGTAGACTTACCGTTTGCACAAAGACGCTGGTGTGCTGCAGCTGGAATTGAAGGGGTACACACAGTATCTGATTATCGTGAACATTCATTTGGTGAAGCTTATGGTGTATTAATGCAAGAAAACAAACTGCTTGCTCGTGCAGTTTTCGTTGTTGATAGAGAGGGTACAGTAACTTATGTTGAATATGTACCGGAAGGAACTAGTCATCCAAATTATGAAGCAGCAATCGATGCTGTTAAATCAGCATTAGCAAAATAA
- a CDS encoding RDD family protein: MTFRNDQGRQKNLQESLEVTTTGKISTTEQMKYVQKTAGFWMRLWAFIIDSLIVTAIIGIVVNPIFHLGSWNLNDTNMLAPISIISAIFYYSYFVLMTKYFQQTLGKMIFGLKILSINDSKISWGTVFFREFIGRFISNKLPILYLLVIFMPKNNSIADYFSDTVVVHENAYIKIESEVNTPLINAQQTITPT, translated from the coding sequence ATGACATTTAGAAATGACCAAGGGCGTCAAAAAAATTTACAAGAGAGTCTAGAAGTAACCACTACAGGAAAAATCAGTACTACGGAGCAGATGAAATATGTTCAAAAAACTGCAGGTTTCTGGATGAGGCTTTGGGCATTTATCATCGATTCATTAATTGTCACTGCAATTATTGGAATTGTTGTAAATCCTATTTTCCATTTAGGCAGCTGGAATTTAAATGATACAAATATGTTGGCCCCAATATCGATTATTTCGGCTATTTTTTATTATAGTTATTTTGTGTTAATGACAAAATACTTTCAACAAACATTAGGGAAAATGATATTTGGTCTAAAAATACTTAGTATCAATGATAGTAAAATAAGCTGGGGAACAGTATTTTTCAGAGAGTTCATTGGTCGCTTTATAAGTAATAAACTACCGATATTATATTTGCTCGTTATTTTTATGCCTAAAAACAATAGTATTGCTGACTATTTTTCAGATACAGTAGTTGTGCACGAGAACGCCTATATCAAGATAGAAAGTGAAGTAAATACCCCACTTATTAATGCTCAACAAACTATTACTCCAACATAA